CTGAGCAAATATGTTTCACGCTTATCCTAAATAGAATATCGCTGAGCAAATGTGTTTCGCACTTATTCTAAATAGAATATCGCTGAGCAAATATGTTTTGCACTTATCCTAAATAGAATATTGCTGAGCAAATATGTTTTGGAAACCATTGGCATCCGAATCCTAATAAAACAGCAGGTCTGAACATGCCGCGCTACTAGCTCGCAACTGAACCATACCCCTTTTATCAACACCGGGAAAATTATCTCCTCTTTTATTTTGATTAAAAATAAATTAGCCTAATACACTGGACATTTTGGGAAAAGTGCCATAGCTTTATTCTAGTTCTCAGATCATAGCCAATAACAACACATTTACAAACGAGACAATTTATCATATCAATCAGAAAAATATTCAATCCAATAATTCATAGCAGGAAGCTATCATTTCAACTTCTGCCTGACAAAAATTTAATCTAATGAATCAAATTAATCATTTATCTAGTTCGGCTACGGTCCCCGAAGTGGCAGACGTAGCCAATCATGTGGGCATTGCAATCGATAATGCTACGCTGACTGACGAATACCTGAACGGTGAAAATGTAAAATTGAAAGGAAATGCGACTCTCATGGTCCGCGGTATTGGCTCCGAACGAGGAAAAGAACTAAAAGATGAACTCGATGCCGCCGATACCCGCAGAGACGCATTGTTTTCGGCCTTGATGCATTTTCTTCGAGGATATCAACGATGGAACAAAAACTCAACGGGCGAGTCAGCTGATGTTCTCTACGCAATTATTAAATCGCACGGAGCGAACATTCCCCGATTGAGTATCGAAAAAGAAAGCGCTATGCTCGAATCAATTCTTGGCGCTTTCCAAAAGGAAGAAGCTACACAGGCTATTACATCGCTAAACTTAACCGAATTGGTTGCCGATTTACAAAGTGAGCAAGCACATCTCCAGGAGGTTTATCAACAATCGGCCGAACTGGAATCCGAAAAACCTGAGGTAATAGCCCCATCAAGTATCAAACGCGAAACGCAGGTTATACTGAACGATATCATCGACTACCTGAATGCGATGAGTAAAGCGAATGCGGCAGTTTACAGCACATTAGCTGCCACGGTAGCAGAGCTGGTTAATACCTTGAATGATAAGATCAAGGTTCGCCATTCAGATACAACAATCGACCAGAATAATTAAAATCATTTCTTTAACCGGCAGAAGTTAATAGTAGATTGGAAAAAGTAAGGATGTCATCGCTTCGAGGGATGACATCCTTTTTGTAATGGTATTCCGGTATTTATTTTCAAACATAGCAGGATAGGAAAAGTTCGTTCAGGGAGCTTGTCTTTATCTTTGTTATATGAAAACAAAACCATCGACCAAAGAAGAATATATCCGGCGAATCAATAAGGTTGTCGAATATATCAATAACCATCTGACCGAAGACATGGATCTGAAGAAGCTGGCAGGGGTTTCCAACTTTTCTGAATTTCATTTCCACCGGATTTTTAAGGCGTTTCAGCACGAAACTCTGTCGGCATACATCACCCGGATTCGGGTAGAGACAGCAGCCCGCCTGCTGCGTTATTCCGATTTACCCATCGAGACCATCGCCGGCAATGTTGGGTATGAGATGCCTTCCTCCTTATCGAAATCGTTTAAAAAGTTTTATGGTATCACTCCGACCGAATACCGAACAAATAAAAATATATTCATTATGAAAAAAGAAATAGTAAACACTGAATTGAAGCTGAAAGCGCCTAAAATTATTGAACTTGAAGACAAAACCGCTATTTACATCCGGCTTACAGGGGCATATAACGACCTGGATTTCCCCGGAACCTTTGCAAAACTGTGGAGTTTTGTGAAGGAGCAGAAGTTGTATTCTGCGGGTATTGAGCATATTGGTGTTTATTACGACGACCCTAAAGTGACCGAAAGCAGCAAACTGCGCTCGGATGTTTGCCTGGTCATCAAAAAGCCCGTTCAGCCGAAAGGCGAAATCGATGTGAAAGTGATACCCGGCGGTAAGTATGCAGTGTTCTCCTATCAAGGGCCATATAGTGATTTGGGAGCGGTGTATGACACCATTTTTTCGGAATGGTTGCCGGCAGACGGATGCGAATTGCGGGATCTTCCGGTATTTGAAAAATATGGCAACGCCCCGACCCGAACGGAACCCGGGAAACTGAAAACAGAGATTTACGTCCCCATTCAATAGAATAGCTTAGCGAAAATCTCGGTTTAAGGATGTCATCTCTTGGAGGGATGACATCCTTTTTTTGTCCTGATTTGTCGGATAATTGTCATTGACGACAGGAAAGAACGATGTATCTTTAGCTTGTCACGTGAAAAGAGAAGGCCATGAAGAAGCAAGAGAACACTCCCGTCAAACACATCGTTATCCTGGCGTCGCCCAACACGTCGCTGCTGGATGTAACCGGTCCGATGGAAGTCTTCGCGAAAGCGAAACAGTACCTGCCCGAATTGACCGACCAGCCGCCGTTTGTTTACCAGCTGCATGTGGTGACCAACACTCCCGAGCTGCAGGTGACCACCTCCACGGGATTGCCCATTGTGTGCGAAAGCACACTCTTCGATATCCGTTATCCCATCGACACGTTGCTGATTGCTGGCTATACTACCGGTTTGCAGCTACTCGACCAACGCATCGAAGCAGATGAACTGCCGCCGCACATCTCCGACGTTAGTCCCGGCAAAGAGACCGTACAATGGTTACGGACACACTGGAAAAATATCCGCCGCATTGGCTCGGTGTGTACCGGCGCTTTCCTGCTGGCCGAAGCCGGTATCCTGGATGGCCGGGAGGCTACCACTCATTGGCACCGCTGCCAGCTGATGGCGACCATGTACCCCGAAGTAAAGGTGAACCCTGATCCCATCTTTGTGAAAGACGGTCCGGTATATACATCGGCCGGGATTTCCACCGGACTGGACCTGGCCCTTTCGCTCGTGGAGGAGGATTATGGCCGTGACGTAGCGCTTTACGTGGCCCGTATGCTGGTGCTGTACCTCAAGCGCCCGGGCAACCAGTCGCAGTTTAGCGTGGTGCTGGCGCAACAGGAGGTCGATTACAATCCCATCCAAACCATCATTGACTGGATTCCGGAGCACCTGAATGATTCCCTTTCGGTAGAAAAACTGGCCGAACAGGCATCCATGAGTCCGCGAAATTTCTCCCGGGTCTTCGCCCGAAAAACCGGCATTACACCAGCACGTTACATCGAAAAGGTGCGCGTAGAAACAGCCCGGCGCCGGCTCGAAGAATCGAACCTGACGCTGGATGAAATTTCCGGAGAATGCGGACTGGGAAGTGCCGACACGCTTCGACGCCTGTTTCTGCGACATCTGAAAACCTCGCCCAGTGCCTACCGGCGAAGTTTCCAGACTGCTGTGCGATGAGGTTATCCCGGGCAGGAAGCACTTTTCAGGGCCACCTGTTTCCGCTTGTATCGGGCAAATGAAATAAATACGACGCTGATACCGCCGACTAAGATGAGGTCGTACCAGGCAAGGCTCATCAATTCCGTCACGGGAATAAAGAGTAGCAACAGGTAAGTGATTCCCGACAGGAGAATATAGGTAAACCCGCCGACCAAACCACCAGCTATCCCTGCCATTTTGGGGAATCGGCTCAAACTGTAGGTGAATGAGTTATTGAAGATGAAAGCCGACGCCATCACGATGAAAAAGGTAAACCCGATAAGCGTATACAGGTTGGGCGCTATCCGGAAGAACAGTATCATCAGGGCCAGCGTGGTAAACTGGACGATGTTGGCGATGAATAGCTTTTTGTTTAAATCGGTTTTAATGAGTGCTTTTCCCAGTAAATTTCCGCTGAGCCATCCCAGTCCGACAACCAGCAGCGAATAACCAACCGTGACCGAATTGTAGTGAAACGTATGCTCAATCAGGAACGGACTAGTGAGGGTGAATATCATCGCGACTCCGTAAGCGAGACCAGATAAGCTTATACTCAGAATAAAATCGAATGTTCCCAGCATCTTTGAATAGTTCGCGGCGATTTGCCGGAAATGAAATTTGGCCGGCGTGTGCAGGGTTTCTCCGCTGAAAATCCAGTCGAGAATAAAACCTGCCATGGAAGCTGCTCCCAGGAAATAAAAGTTATACCGCCATCCGAAGCTGCTTTGCAGGTAACCCCCAATAAATGGCGCTGTAATCGGGCCGATGGACCACACGATGGTCAGTACACTGAGGGCATGTTTCAACTTCTCGCCGTTGAACATATCCACCAGGAACGCTCGTTTGGCGACCAACACAATGCCAATGCTCACCCCCTGAATCGCCCGGAGAATATAGATGACGTGTATATCGGGGATAAGTGCAATGGCAAAGCTGGAGAGTGAAAATACCAGCAATGAAATCAGATTGAGCCGGTGCCGGCCAAAGCTGTCGAGCAAAATACCGACAAAGAGCTGGCTGATGCCATAAAACACCAGGTAGATGCTCACTGAAGCCTGCATGTTTAATACACTAACATGTAAATCGCGGGCCATGGCCGGCAATGACGGGGAATACAAATCAACCGCGATTCCCGATAACGGTGCAATGGCATATGCCAACATGGTGGCAAAGCCTTTATATTTTTCCTGAATCATTTTCATGTTTTTCTAGCTTGATGGTGAGGTATGGTCTTGTCTCCGGAGGCACTGCTTTTTAGTCCTACAAACTGTTGACTAAAATCCAATTCAGCACAAGCTGCACCACAGTTTACCGCGCAGTATGTGCTTTGACTGATTCTCCTCCAGAAATTGATTTGTTGTTTTCACGGTCGCATAAAAATAGTTGAGAGCTGCCAGGAAACTGTTATGAACTTCATCTGCTTTCACTATTTGTCCGTTGATCCCCTGGTCCCTCGTTGCACAAGCATCACCTATTAATGTGATGTTAAATCCGAAATCTTTTGCTGCTCTTGTAGTCGAGTCAACACACATATGCGTCATCATACCGCAAATCACCAAATCGGTAATATCATTGGCCCATAAATAATCAAGCAACTCTGTTTCTCTAAAGCTATTGGGATAATGTTTGACAATTACTTTCTCATTTTCTAATGGCCGTACATTTTCATGTATCTCAGCCCCTGGTGTATCGGGCAGAAAAAATGTTGCTGTCGGTCTCGTTGCTATATGTTGAATATGTATGATTGGTAAACTATCTTCCCTGAATTTGTCAAGAACCAGCCTGGCATTTTTACTGGCTTCAACCGAACCGACAAGCGACATGGTGCCTTCGTCAAAATAGTCGTTCTGAATGTCAATAATTAACAATGCTGTTTTCATATTCTTTCTGTCATTATCCTGTCATCCTGATTTCCCGCAACGAGGTGCAGAAAGTCATTAAAAAATACCAGAGAAACGGTTGATGCTTCCCTGGTACCTGTATTCCGTTTGCTTTGAGACCGAATTGACTAAACGTCATTTCAGCCAAATTGTTTTACAATGCAGCAAAGTAGGCTGCCGTGCGCACCATCTGCGATACAAACGACATTTCGTTGTCGTACCACGAAACGGTTTTCACCAGCTGTTGGTTTCCGGTGGTCACCACTTTAGTCTGCGTAGCATCAAACAATGAACCGTATGAAATACCAACAATATCGCCCGATACTACCGGGTCTTCAGTATAACCATACGATTCGTTGGCTGCGTTTTGCATGGTCTGATTAATCTCATCTACCGTTACCTGTTTTTCCAGCACCGTATAGAGCTCAACCACCGAACCGGCCGCTACCGGAACTCGCTGTGACGAACCGTCCAGTTTGCCTTTCAGCTCCGGAATCACCAACCCGATGGCTTTGGCTGCACCGGTAGTATACGGCACAATGTTGTTAGCCGCCGCACGCGACTTCCGGTAATTGATTTTCGGGTCGGGCGTGTCCATCAACGGTTGTGAGTTGGTGTATGCATGAATCGTACTCATCTGTCCGGCTACAATGCCGAAGTTCTTGTTCAGCACATCGGCCATTGGTGCCAGGCAGTTCGTCGTGCACGATGCACAACTGATGAGATTATCGGACGGCTCCAGAATATCGTGGTTCACATTAAAGACAATGGTTTTCAAATCGGGTCCGGCCGGTGCCGAAATAATGACCTTCCTGGCGCCGGCTTTCAGATGTGCTGAAGCCTTTTCCGGCGAAGCAAAAAATCCGGTACACTCGAGAACCAGGTCGATGTTCATTTCCTTCCAGGGCAATGCTTCCGGATTGCGTTCGGCCAACACCGTTATGCTTTTCCCATTGACCACCAGGATATCGTCACCTGATTTGACATCGGCATCAAAAGTGCCTTGTGTAGAATCGTATTTTAACAGGTAAGCCAGCATCGACGGTGCGCTGAGATCGTTTACCGCCACCACTTCCAGTTCCGGGTGGTTCTGCATCTTGCGGAAGGCCAATCTCCCGATCCGACCAAATCCATTGATAGCAACTCTAATCATACCTTGTTCATTTTTGATGGTTCAACTGAACGGATTCGCTGTGTTCATCCGTGTTCTTTTTACATCCGCAAGGTACGGTGTCCCGCAATTGTCTGCAATGACAACTTTCCGACAAATACGGCCACCAAGAAGCAAAACCTTCGGTTTATTACCCCCGGGCTATGAAGCTTGAACTCCTTCAGAGTTCCTCTTAACGGTTATAACGCTCCCGGTAATTTTCAATGAAAGCTCCGCAACAACATCCTGCAGAACGATAGAAACAACAGGAACAATAGGAACCTTTTATCCCTTTCGTGCTTTGATCTCGGCGGGAACCAAACAGGAATAGACAAACTGATTGACCGGTACATCGACATTGAACTGTCTGGCGAGTTTGACTACTGTGCCATTCTGATATTCCAGTTCGGAGGAATTGCCGGCCCAGATGTCTCGTGCCAGTGATGTGGTGGAATCGGGAGCTAGTGTGTCGATAAAACCAACATTCTTTTCCACGAAATCTTCACCGAAAGGAATTCCCGCTTCACGGGCCAGGGTCACGATCTCGTTCAGCAAATCGACCATGAGTTTTCGCGTTTCGGGTATCGAACGAAGCTCTCCGTAATTGGTATTGGTGATGGCCATTAGGCCGCTCACGCAAATAAAGATGAACTTCTTCCACAGCTCCTTCTGAATATTTTCGGCCAGGGTCGCCTGAATACCTGCCTTTTCCAGAACGACCTGTAATTGTTGCACCCGTTCGGTTTTTGTGTTATCGGCTTCGCCAAACACAATTTCCGGGGTATGAGCAAAGTGGTTGATAACTCCGGGAGCTTCCACCTTACTAATGATTTTGCACAAACCACAAATTACCGGTTCTGGTCCGACGGCTTCGCGCAATTCGTCATACGTCAGCAAACCGTTTTGTAAGGGCAGAATGATTGTGTTTTCGCCGATAAGGTGATCCAGATGAGCCGCCATATCTTTCACCTGCCAGGCTTTCAAGCCAACAATAATCAGATCGACTTTCCCGATTGTCCCGATGTCATCGGTAGCCTGCACATTGTCTAAGTGAAAATCGCCCAGCACACTTTTCACGGTCAGACCATTGGCCTGCATCGCTTCGAGGTGTGCACCACGCGCCAGAAAGGTTACCTCATTACCGGCCTGGGCCAGCCTTCCACCGAAATAGCCTCCAACTCCTCCTGCTCCTATTACTGCAATCTTCATTACTGCTGTCCTTTCTGTTTTATTTATTTGATTGGTTAAATACCACTTTGAAATCCTCTTTCATGCTAACAATGTTCCATCCGTGTGTCGACATTGAATCTTTCCAGGCTGGGCAAGGTGTTCCGTGCCAGGGACTATATTCATATTCCCGTTTGGCATCGTCGTGATTCAACATGAACGAAATATTGGGCAACGGATTGGCAGACGCCATTCGGAACATGCCCCAGTCGCCGGTGGTATTTCCAAAAGCAAAAACAGGGGCTTTCCCAATATGACGATAGATGTTTATCGCTTTGCCGTTGTTATTATTCGATGGTTGGAAGATGGTCGGTTCCAGTACAAACTCTGTTCCCTTACCGGGATGAAAGACGGGTTTCATCGCCTGGCTGGTACCGATCAGGTGTTGACGGTCAAAGCCCAGCTCTTCGGGACAAACGCTCCACATCAAACCCTGCAGCGAACCGGAAACGACATACACATCAAACTGGTTCGCTTTCAGGTATGAAATCAGTTCGAGCATGGGAGGGTAAAACATTTGGGCCAGCGGGATGTGATAATCGCGGTTCATGGCCGTATCGAGATACGCTTTGCTGAACTGCACATATTTTTCGTTATCCCAGCCTTTAAAAGCATTCATTATCATGGGTTGGATTGATGGTCCCCAATGATTGATGACCGAAGTGTCTTTGGGATTCACCCTCAGCTTTTCTGCATAACGATATATCGGATTTTGCAGGAGCGAACTGTCTTTGTCTGCCTGTAGGCACAAGCCCTGAACAGCGCTGTACATCTCAAACCAAAGCGGTGCTTCACAAGCCAGTGTTCCGTCCATATCAAATACGGCAATGCGATCCTTTACCGGAATTTCCGGCACTTTATTCGTGACGAAGTCAATGATTTTGGTCTTTTCGGGTGTGTTGTTCCACGATGGCAGTGGGTCAGCTTTCGGCGAAGTGCAGCTCACAACTGTAAGAGCTAAACCAAGCAGCAATAAAATCGTCCTTTTCATCCGTCTGTATATCAATTAAGTTTTAACCAAGTCGCTGGTCTTTTAACTCTTGCTAAAATACAGAGGACATCAGGAATGGACGTAGCTTTTATGTAAATTAATTATGAATAAAGCATTTTTCTATCGGCGGAAAAGCGCACTTCTTCTGCCGGAACAATTGCTATTTCGATGAAAACAAAATCAATACTGCAA
This Prolixibacter sp. NT017 DNA region includes the following protein-coding sequences:
- a CDS encoding MFS transporter, with the translated sequence MKMIQEKYKGFATMLAYAIAPLSGIAVDLYSPSLPAMARDLHVSVLNMQASVSIYLVFYGISQLFVGILLDSFGRHRLNLISLLVFSLSSFAIALIPDIHVIYILRAIQGVSIGIVLVAKRAFLVDMFNGEKLKHALSVLTIVWSIGPITAPFIGGYLQSSFGWRYNFYFLGAASMAGFILDWIFSGETLHTPAKFHFRQIAANYSKMLGTFDFILSISLSGLAYGVAMIFTLTSPFLIEHTFHYNSVTVGYSLLVVGLGWLSGNLLGKALIKTDLNKKLFIANIVQFTTLALMILFFRIAPNLYTLIGFTFFIVMASAFIFNNSFTYSLSRFPKMAGIAGGLVGGFTYILLSGITYLLLLFIPVTELMSLAWYDLILVGGISVVFISFARYKRKQVALKSASCPG
- a CDS encoding GlxA family transcriptional regulator encodes the protein MKKQENTPVKHIVILASPNTSLLDVTGPMEVFAKAKQYLPELTDQPPFVYQLHVVTNTPELQVTTSTGLPIVCESTLFDIRYPIDTLLIAGYTTGLQLLDQRIEADELPPHISDVSPGKETVQWLRTHWKNIRRIGSVCTGAFLLAEAGILDGREATTHWHRCQLMATMYPEVKVNPDPIFVKDGPVYTSAGISTGLDLALSLVEEDYGRDVALYVARMLVLYLKRPGNQSQFSVVLAQQEVDYNPIQTIIDWIPEHLNDSLSVEKLAEQASMSPRNFSRVFARKTGITPARYIEKVRVETARRRLEESNLTLDEISGECGLGSADTLRRLFLRHLKTSPSAYRRSFQTAVR
- a CDS encoding ketopantoate reductase family protein; this encodes MKIAVIGAGGVGGYFGGRLAQAGNEVTFLARGAHLEAMQANGLTVKSVLGDFHLDNVQATDDIGTIGKVDLIIVGLKAWQVKDMAAHLDHLIGENTIILPLQNGLLTYDELREAVGPEPVICGLCKIISKVEAPGVINHFAHTPEIVFGEADNTKTERVQQLQVVLEKAGIQATLAENIQKELWKKFIFICVSGLMAITNTNYGELRSIPETRKLMVDLLNEIVTLAREAGIPFGEDFVEKNVGFIDTLAPDSTTSLARDIWAGNSSELEYQNGTVVKLARQFNVDVPVNQFVYSCLVPAEIKARKG
- a CDS encoding DUF6261 family protein; this translates as MNQINHLSSSATVPEVADVANHVGIAIDNATLTDEYLNGENVKLKGNATLMVRGIGSERGKELKDELDAADTRRDALFSALMHFLRGYQRWNKNSTGESADVLYAIIKSHGANIPRLSIEKESAMLESILGAFQKEEATQAITSLNLTELVADLQSEQAHLQEVYQQSAELESEKPEVIAPSSIKRETQVILNDIIDYLNAMSKANAAVYSTLAATVAELVNTLNDKIKVRHSDTTIDQNN
- the gap gene encoding type I glyceraldehyde-3-phosphate dehydrogenase, with translation MIRVAINGFGRIGRLAFRKMQNHPELEVVAVNDLSAPSMLAYLLKYDSTQGTFDADVKSGDDILVVNGKSITVLAERNPEALPWKEMNIDLVLECTGFFASPEKASAHLKAGARKVIISAPAGPDLKTIVFNVNHDILEPSDNLISCASCTTNCLAPMADVLNKNFGIVAGQMSTIHAYTNSQPLMDTPDPKINYRKSRAAANNIVPYTTGAAKAIGLVIPELKGKLDGSSQRVPVAAGSVVELYTVLEKQVTVDEINQTMQNAANESYGYTEDPVVSGDIVGISYGSLFDATQTKVVTTGNQQLVKTVSWYDNEMSFVSQMVRTAAYFAAL
- a CDS encoding GyrI-like domain-containing protein; this encodes MKTKPSTKEEYIRRINKVVEYINNHLTEDMDLKKLAGVSNFSEFHFHRIFKAFQHETLSAYITRIRVETAARLLRYSDLPIETIAGNVGYEMPSSLSKSFKKFYGITPTEYRTNKNIFIMKKEIVNTELKLKAPKIIELEDKTAIYIRLTGAYNDLDFPGTFAKLWSFVKEQKLYSAGIEHIGVYYDDPKVTESSKLRSDVCLVIKKPVQPKGEIDVKVIPGGKYAVFSYQGPYSDLGAVYDTIFSEWLPADGCELRDLPVFEKYGNAPTRTEPGKLKTEIYVPIQ
- a CDS encoding cysteine hydrolase family protein, coding for MKTALLIIDIQNDYFDEGTMSLVGSVEASKNARLVLDKFREDSLPIIHIQHIATRPTATFFLPDTPGAEIHENVRPLENEKVIVKHYPNSFRETELLDYLWANDITDLVICGMMTHMCVDSTTRAAKDFGFNITLIGDACATRDQGINGQIVKADEVHNSFLAALNYFYATVKTTNQFLEENQSKHILRGKLWCSLC
- a CDS encoding HAD family hydrolase is translated as MKRTILLLLGLALTVVSCTSPKADPLPSWNNTPEKTKIIDFVTNKVPEIPVKDRIAVFDMDGTLACEAPLWFEMYSAVQGLCLQADKDSSLLQNPIYRYAEKLRVNPKDTSVINHWGPSIQPMIMNAFKGWDNEKYVQFSKAYLDTAMNRDYHIPLAQMFYPPMLELISYLKANQFDVYVVSGSLQGLMWSVCPEELGFDRQHLIGTSQAMKPVFHPGKGTEFVLEPTIFQPSNNNNGKAINIYRHIGKAPVFAFGNTTGDWGMFRMASANPLPNISFMLNHDDAKREYEYSPWHGTPCPAWKDSMSTHGWNIVSMKEDFKVVFNQSNK